One window of the Archangium primigenium genome contains the following:
- the pulA gene encoding pullulanase-type alpha-1,6-glucosidase, whose product MILSSPPLGRRRARALLGALVFASAGSALAAPSNVSLVGSVCPSSTPCSALTFDPGDNAWQGSFPLEEGTYTFQASVTEGGVTSVYGQGGAKDGAAFTLNLTAPATVKFYYDERSHWITTRYNAVIAVAPGSFQSELGCPGDWQPDCLGSWLKDPDGDGIYTFSTTSLPAGSYEGKVALNENWDENYGAGGARNGPNLGFSVPSNGLPVIFTYDSVSHMVTIEVVGAPKGDIQLRRAHWVSPELLVWEPSGTIPATATFSLHHDPTGAMALGPTGITGGQSLALTREPAGLPTLIREKFPHLAGKPVFRIGDADLIKVKDILKGQVALTAVNADGNLLDAAGVQMPGVLDELYANDTALGVVWNGNVPTFRLWAPTARRVVLRQYTTDTTSTFTPTPMTLDAATGVWSVVGGTLIKNSYYTYEVEVYVPALKAVVKNEVTDPYSLSLSLNSRRSQVVDLADAALAPAGWTSFAKPALAAPEDIVLYELHVRDFSIQDATVPAARRGTFLAFAESESNGMKHLRGLAAKGLTHVHLLPAFDIATIEEDRTQQQEPSGDLGSYAPDSDMQQAAVNAVKDQDGFNWGYDPYHYTVPEGSYAVNPNGNARILEFRQMVKALSDSGLRVVMDVVYNHTAFGGQADKSVLDRIVPGYYQRLNADGNVETSTCCQNTASEHAMFEKLMVDSLVTWAKHYKVDGFRFDLMGHHMKANLLKVQARLAALTVAKDGVDGSKIYLYGEGWDFGEVANGARGTNATQLNMAGTGIGTFSDRLRDAARGGGPFSGLQEQGFISGLWTDPNSSTSGSAEDQRQRLLHHMDQIRVGLAGNLRDYTFTDRNGTVVTGAEVDYNGQPAGYTLDPQEVITYVSAHDNETLFDAVQFKAPAAASMDTRVRMHNMGLSLTALAQGIPFFHAGDELLRSKSLDRNSYNSGDWFNKLDFTYASNNWGVGLPPEGDNKDNWPAMRTLLGNAALKPGPAHIQRSLEHFGELLRIRKSASLFRLRTAADIQAHVRFFNTGPSQIPGLLVMNIQNADATDGFTDAVIVFNATTESHVYRIDDYAGRDMELHPVQRDSSDIALQDAYFQASGDFVVPARTTAVFMNPYTPPVDAGTPDMDGGIDAGPGPGSDAGMPTDGGTGTDGGTGTDGGIDAGPGPGSDAGTPVDGGSEADAGTDVDAGSPGEDDGGTEPGPDAGTPPGADAGTTPVPDAGAPVTPPTGEEPGQGGCGGCAGSGGGSVAGLALLLGGLLRSRRRA is encoded by the coding sequence ATGATTCTCTCCTCTCCACCTCTCGGACGACGCCGGGCGCGGGCGCTGCTGGGCGCGCTCGTGTTCGCCTCGGCGGGCAGCGCGCTCGCGGCGCCCTCGAACGTGTCGCTCGTCGGCTCCGTGTGTCCCTCGAGCACGCCGTGCTCCGCGCTCACCTTCGACCCGGGGGACAACGCCTGGCAGGGCTCGTTCCCGCTGGAGGAGGGCACCTACACCTTCCAGGCTTCCGTGACGGAAGGGGGCGTCACGTCCGTCTACGGCCAGGGGGGTGCCAAGGACGGGGCCGCGTTCACGCTGAACCTCACTGCGCCGGCCACGGTGAAGTTCTACTACGACGAGCGGTCGCACTGGATCACCACCCGGTACAACGCGGTCATCGCCGTGGCGCCGGGCAGCTTCCAGAGTGAGCTGGGTTGTCCCGGGGACTGGCAGCCGGATTGTCTGGGCTCGTGGCTGAAGGATCCGGACGGGGATGGCATCTACACCTTCTCCACCACGTCGCTGCCCGCGGGCAGCTACGAGGGCAAGGTCGCCCTCAACGAGAACTGGGACGAGAACTACGGCGCGGGGGGCGCGCGGAATGGTCCCAACCTCGGCTTCTCGGTGCCGTCCAACGGTCTGCCCGTGATCTTCACCTATGATTCCGTCTCGCACATGGTGACCATCGAGGTGGTGGGCGCGCCCAAGGGCGACATCCAACTGCGCCGCGCGCACTGGGTGTCCCCGGAACTGCTGGTGTGGGAGCCCTCGGGGACGATTCCCGCGACGGCGACCTTCTCGCTGCACCACGACCCCACGGGCGCCATGGCGCTCGGTCCCACGGGCATCACCGGCGGACAGTCCCTCGCGCTCACGCGCGAGCCGGCGGGCCTGCCCACGCTGATCCGCGAGAAGTTCCCCCACCTGGCGGGCAAGCCCGTGTTCCGGATCGGGGACGCGGACCTCATCAAGGTGAAGGACATCCTCAAGGGCCAGGTGGCGCTCACTGCGGTGAACGCCGACGGGAACCTGCTGGACGCCGCGGGCGTGCAGATGCCCGGCGTGCTGGACGAGCTCTACGCCAATGACACGGCCCTGGGCGTCGTGTGGAACGGCAACGTGCCCACCTTCCGGCTGTGGGCGCCCACCGCCCGCCGGGTGGTGCTGCGCCAGTACACCACCGACACGACGTCGACCTTCACCCCGACGCCGATGACGCTCGATGCCGCCACGGGCGTCTGGAGCGTGGTGGGCGGCACGCTCATCAAGAACAGCTACTACACCTACGAGGTCGAGGTGTACGTGCCGGCCCTCAAGGCCGTGGTGAAGAACGAGGTGACGGACCCGTACTCCCTGAGCCTGTCGCTGAACAGCCGACGCAGCCAGGTGGTGGACCTGGCGGACGCGGCGCTCGCGCCCGCGGGCTGGACGTCGTTCGCCAAGCCCGCGCTCGCGGCACCCGAGGACATCGTCCTCTACGAGCTGCACGTGCGCGACTTCAGCATCCAGGACGCCACGGTGCCCGCCGCCCGGCGCGGCACCTTCCTGGCCTTCGCCGAGTCCGAGTCCAACGGCATGAAGCACCTGCGGGGCCTGGCCGCCAAGGGCCTCACCCACGTGCACCTGCTGCCCGCGTTCGACATCGCCACCATCGAGGAGGACCGCACCCAGCAGCAGGAGCCCTCGGGCGACCTGGGCTCCTACGCGCCGGACTCCGACATGCAGCAGGCGGCGGTCAACGCGGTGAAGGACCAGGATGGCTTCAACTGGGGCTACGACCCGTACCACTACACCGTGCCCGAGGGCAGCTACGCGGTGAACCCCAACGGCAACGCGCGCATCCTCGAGTTCCGTCAGATGGTGAAGGCGCTGTCGGACAGCGGCCTGCGCGTGGTGATGGACGTGGTCTACAACCACACGGCCTTCGGCGGTCAGGCGGACAAGTCGGTGCTCGACCGGATCGTGCCCGGCTACTACCAGCGCCTCAACGCCGACGGCAACGTGGAGACCAGCACCTGCTGCCAGAACACGGCCTCCGAGCACGCCATGTTCGAGAAGCTCATGGTGGACTCGCTCGTCACGTGGGCGAAGCACTACAAGGTGGACGGCTTCCGCTTCGACCTGATGGGCCACCACATGAAGGCCAACCTGCTCAAGGTCCAGGCCCGGCTCGCCGCGCTCACCGTGGCGAAGGACGGCGTGGACGGCTCGAAGATCTACCTCTACGGCGAGGGCTGGGACTTCGGCGAGGTGGCCAACGGCGCCCGGGGCACCAACGCCACCCAGCTCAACATGGCCGGCACCGGCATCGGCACGTTCAGCGACCGGCTGCGCGACGCGGCCCGCGGCGGTGGCCCCTTCAGCGGGCTGCAGGAGCAGGGCTTCATCAGCGGCCTGTGGACCGACCCCAATTCGTCCACCTCGGGCAGCGCCGAGGACCAGCGCCAGCGGCTGCTGCACCACATGGATCAGATCCGCGTGGGTCTGGCCGGCAACCTGCGCGACTACACGTTCACCGACAGGAACGGCACGGTCGTGACGGGCGCCGAGGTGGACTACAACGGCCAGCCCGCTGGCTACACCCTGGATCCGCAGGAGGTCATCACCTACGTCTCCGCGCACGACAACGAGACGCTGTTCGACGCCGTGCAGTTCAAGGCGCCCGCCGCGGCGTCCATGGACACGCGCGTGCGCATGCACAACATGGGGTTGAGCCTGACGGCGCTCGCGCAGGGCATCCCGTTCTTCCACGCCGGTGACGAGCTGCTGCGCTCCAAGTCGCTGGACCGCAACAGCTACAACTCGGGCGACTGGTTCAACAAGCTCGACTTCACCTACGCGTCGAACAACTGGGGCGTGGGCCTGCCGCCGGAAGGGGACAACAAGGACAACTGGCCCGCGATGCGCACGCTGCTCGGCAACGCGGCGCTCAAGCCCGGTCCGGCCCACATCCAGCGCTCCCTGGAGCACTTCGGCGAGCTGCTGCGCATCCGCAAGAGCGCGTCCCTGTTCCGTCTGCGCACCGCCGCCGACATCCAGGCGCACGTGCGCTTCTTCAACACCGGCCCGTCCCAGATTCCGGGCCTGCTGGTGATGAACATCCAGAACGCGGACGCCACCGACGGCTTCACGGACGCCGTCATCGTCTTCAACGCCACCACCGAGTCGCACGTGTACCGCATCGACGACTACGCGGGCCGCGACATGGAGCTGCACCCGGTGCAGCGCGACTCGTCGGACATCGCCCTGCAGGACGCGTACTTCCAGGCGTCGGGTGACTTCGTCGTGCCGGCGCGTACCACGGCGGTGTTCATGAACCCCTACACGCCCCCGGTGGACGCGGGGACGCCGGACATGGATGGCGGCATCGACGCGGGGCCGGGTCCGGGCTCGGACGCCGGGATGCCCACGGACGGCGGCACGGGCACGGACGGCGGCACGGGCACGGACGGCGGCATCGACGCGGGGCCGGGTCCGGGCTCGGACGCCGGGACGCCCGTGGACGGTGGCTCCGAGGCGGACGCCGGGACCGACGTGGACGCGGGCTCGCCGGGTGAGGACGACGGCGGCACGGAGCCGGGCCCGGATGCGGGCACGCCGCCGGGTGCCGACGCGGGGACCACGCCGGTGCCCGACGCGGGCGCGCCGGTGACGCCGCCGACGGGCGAGGAGCCGGGCCAGGGTGGTTGCGGGGGCTGCGCCGGCTCGGGCGGGGGCTCCGTCGCGGGCCTCGCGCTGCTGCTGGGGGGCCTCCTGCGCTCGCGCCGCCGTGCGTAA